The genomic DNA GTACCTCAGCAGGTTCAGACCACAAATCAGAATCCGGCAGCGAGATTGCGGAGTGTTCTCAAATGCCATCTCGACTCATGCTGACTTTATGCAGTCTTCCGAAACGGATTATCGCCGTCCTTGTCAGTTTCCTGTTGAGCTTGAGCGGTCAACTGCTGAAGATAATTTTCGAGTCGCCCTTGAGCTTTCTGAAGATGCGATGCCTTCTCCGACAACAATTCTTCACGCTTGGCGAGTTCAGCTGAACGGATTTCCAACTCTGCAGCAAGCGAATCAATCGATTGCTGATCCTGGGTCTGCTCGGCGGCTTCCATGAGCGCATCCGCTCCACTGACCTGAGCAGCTTCGACCTCTTCAATCGCTCGAATCTCTTCGCCAAGCAGATCAATGAGATCCTCTGCGGAGATTTCTCGAAGATCTACGTTTTCGTCCTCAACATTCTCGCTGCTGTCATCTTCAACGACATTTTCAGAACTGCCCAGTGTTCTCTCATCGACCACAAAAACGAAATCGCCGATCTCGACCAAGTCACCTTTATGAAGTGCAGATTCCCGAACCGGAGATCGATTCACGAGGAGCTGTGGTTCTTGGACAACCGCATCAATCCAGAGACCGGCCTCCACTGGGATGATCACGCTATGGAGAATTGGCATTTCTCCTCCCAGCTGAAGGTGGCAATTACTCCCCGCTCCGATCAGAAATCGCTCCTGGTCAATTGGGCGTTCCGGGTGCTTCGTCCGTCCACGCTCAATGCGGAGGGAAAATTGACGTTCAGGCGAGTCGGTTGAACTCATCGCACAGCCTCTGTTCATCCATTCACAGAATTGCTCATCACTCTTGTCAGAAAAGAGGAGCGCAATCCATCCTTGGTGGAAAGGACCACCACATCTCCTAGATCGGCCCCTCGAAAAGAGGTTCGTTAGGGGAAATTTGTCCAGCACCGGAAAAATGTCAATAATTCTTCTAATCGGAACTCCGGATTTGATGGATTCCCGCCTTGGTGGCACACTCCATTTTCAGGAAGTCTCTGTCATTGCTATACTTTGAGCAGATTCTGTTAAGGCAAACTGTGTTCACACGGGACAAACGGCCCTGCCGAAGCAGTCATTGAAATTCGAACTTCTCTCTCATTTCTATCGTTCTCAGATACATCCCGAAATTGATTTGCTGTTTTGACTTGGAGTGACTAAATGTCTGCCACGAAAACCGCGGCTCCCGCAACGGATACAAAACCACTTAAAGATGGCCCTGCCGAATGGAAGATCAAAGGAGTCGAACCGGAGATTAACAAGCTCTTCAAGCTTCAAATCAAACACGAAGCATCCGACTTGCATCTTCAGACAAACAAACCTGCGATGCTTCGCGTGCGAGGTGCAATCCGCGAACTCAGCATGCCACCGCTCACAGAAGAACAGTTGTGGGCGATGTTCTATGAAGTCATGGACGATCGCAACAAGCGAATTTTCGAAGAAGAGGGTGGAGCCGATTTCGCTCACATCGTCTCAGACGGTGGAAGTGACTGGCGGTTTCGTGTGAATCTGTTCAAGCAACTCGGCTTGCCCGGAATGGTCGCTCGTAAAGTGGAGCAAACGATTCCCCCGTTTGAAAAATTGTTCCTCCCGCCGGTCATGGAAGAACTTTGTAAGTACGATCAGGGAATGGTATTGCTCGCCGGGGTGACTGGGTCAGGTAAGTCAACAACGATTGCCTCGATGCTCGACTGGATCAACAAACAGTACCGCAAGCACATCCTCACAATTGAAGATCCGATTGAATTCATCTACACCCCTGACAAATGCCTGATCAATCAACGTGAAATCGGGATGGACGTCAAGGACTTCAGCATCGCCATGAAGCATGCTGTCCGTGAAGATCCGGATATCATTCTGGTGGGGGAATTGCGAGACATGGAAACCTTCGAAACCGCCATCCATGCCGCGGAAACCGGTCACTTGGTCTTCGGAACCATTCACGCCTCAAGTGCTCCGGGAACGATTCAACGTATTCTGGATTTGTTCCCACAATCCATGCATAGCGCCATTCGAGCGAGTATGGCGATGAACATGAAAGCGATTGTCGGTCAAAAACTGCTAAAGACAATTGTGGATCAACCATCACGGGTTCCGATTGTGGAAATCATGCGATTCAACCCCACAGTCAGAAAGCTGATCCTCGAAGCTTCAGACGAAAAGCTCTCGGCTGCCATTCGTCTTGGAAAAGACGAAGGAATGCAGTTGTTTAATGATTCATTGTATTCGTTTGTCGATCGTGAGTTAGTCAGCCGTCAGGCTGCATTCGAGATTTCGCCGAACGTGGAAGAACTCAAGATGATGATCAAGGGAATCGATGTGAAAGGTCCAGCGATTCTTTAGAGCGTCCTTCGAATTGGCGTCACACCTCGAATGTTCGTTTTGAAATCAAAACAGAGATTGAACCGTGGACTTGTGAAGAGCGTCTGAACGAACAGTTCCACCAATCAGGTCTGTTCGTTCAGTTCGACTCGCAGAAAAAGTTGTCGCGAATTGATTCGTACTTTCGAAACTGATGCATGCCAAAGTAGAACTTCACTGACTTTCAGTGAACGAGAGCAGTCGCTGAAGTCTTATCAAGTATTTCAACGACTTTCACCACGAACAGATGAAATCATGTCGGAGAAGGAATCGAAGCTGTGAATTCGTTGAAATCAATAATCATCACACTGGGGATGCTGTCCCTCCTGAGCTTCTCGCAAGCTGGGTTGGCTCAACAACCAGCGTCAGCGCCACCTCCTAATCAGGGAGGAACACTCCCCGCTCAACAGCAATCGATAACATCGGTGGGAAAACACCCGAAGCCTCACGATGGTTTCGCTCGTGGAAATGTGGTCCCTTCTCGGCCGGACCACGGTCTCCAAACCAGAGTGGCACCTCAGGTTGGAATGTATCTTTCCGTCGTGAAGCTTGTCGTTTTGATTGCCGTTCTGGCGTTCTGGCTTCACTACATGAACTGGGTCCATGAAGATAGTCGCGGCCTTCAAGTCCGCCCTCCGTTCT from Thalassoglobus polymorphus includes the following:
- a CDS encoding FHA domain-containing protein, which codes for MSSTDSPERQFSLRIERGRTKHPERPIDQERFLIGAGSNCHLQLGGEMPILHSVIIPVEAGLWIDAVVQEPQLLVNRSPVRESALHKGDLVEIGDFVFVVDERTLGSSENVVEDDSSENVEDENVDLREISAEDLIDLLGEEIRAIEEVEAAQVSGADALMEAAEQTQDQQSIDSLAAELEIRSAELAKREELLSEKASHLQKAQGRLENYLQQLTAQAQQETDKDGDNPFRKTA
- a CDS encoding type IV pilus twitching motility protein PilT — its product is MSATKTAAPATDTKPLKDGPAEWKIKGVEPEINKLFKLQIKHEASDLHLQTNKPAMLRVRGAIRELSMPPLTEEQLWAMFYEVMDDRNKRIFEEEGGADFAHIVSDGGSDWRFRVNLFKQLGLPGMVARKVEQTIPPFEKLFLPPVMEELCKYDQGMVLLAGVTGSGKSTTIASMLDWINKQYRKHILTIEDPIEFIYTPDKCLINQREIGMDVKDFSIAMKHAVREDPDIILVGELRDMETFETAIHAAETGHLVFGTIHASSAPGTIQRILDLFPQSMHSAIRASMAMNMKAIVGQKLLKTIVDQPSRVPIVEIMRFNPTVRKLILEASDEKLSAAIRLGKDEGMQLFNDSLYSFVDRELVSRQAAFEISPNVEELKMMIKGIDVKGPAIL